ATCGTACGGTGAAAACGAGTACTGAGGGTTTTCAAAATCCTTCTATCGAAGGCCGCTATGATAACGGGCTTCCTCTCGCCTTTGCTCCTGAATGGCCAGCGACGTCATTGACCCAGGAAACGTCTGATCCCAAGGATATTCCCGCTTCGGACCGGGAACTGGTTCGATTACGGGCAGAACTTCAAGCGTTGCAAGAACACATGGCGCGTGAAAAGTCGGATTGGGTTGAGGACGCTGCTGGATCAAGGCTGATTGCTAAAGCGCCCGCTTTCAGTTCACCGCAGGCCTTTGCCCCCAAAATTCTTGGGGGGGATGGGGCACCGATGGTCATTATTCCAGAAGGTCATTTCACCATGGGGAGTAAAGACTTTAGGAATGAGCGCCCGGCGCATCGGGTTTTTCTCGATAACTTTTATATCGACCAACATGAAGTTACCGTCTCCCAATATGCGGATTTCATAAAAAAATCGGGAGCCGAACCACCAGGATATTGGATGGATCTCAATTTAACTCAGGTCTCCCAACATCCTGCTGTAAGAGTGAATTGGGATGAAGCCACCGCCTATTGTGAGTCCATGGGCAAACGATTGCCCACCGAAGCCGAGTGGGAAAAGGCTGCCCGCGGCACCGATGAGCGCCTCTATCCCTGGGGCGAACAGGACCCGATCCAAATTCTGGCCAATTTTGACAAGTGCTGCGATCATCAAGCCTATTCTGTCTTAACATCGGTTGGTGAAAAAGCTGAAGGCCGAAGTCCCTATGGGCTGGACGATATGGCCGGCAATGTCTGGGAGTGGACCGCTGATTGGTACGATACTTCTTATTATCAACGAAGTCCTGACAAAAATCCTCAAGGACCTCCGGTAGGAGAATTGAAAACTATTCGTGGCGGGTCCTGGTCAAATAAGGCTGTGGATATCCGGACCACGAATCGTCATGGTCTGGATCCCGCTCAACGACATGATAACGTTGGCTTCCGGTGCGCAAAAAATGCGTCATAACCGGAAGTGGTGGGCTATGAGCATGGCTAGGTAGGGTCTTAAGTTGATCAGTCAATCCTGTTCAATAATCCGTATGTCAGACAGAGGACCAATTATTTTATTCGTCGTGCACGCCTTTGAATTTCAATGTTTGGATAAGCATCCTTTCCCTCAAGGCACTCTCATGGCGTCAATGGCTCTCCAAAGATAGCTGAGAAAATCCTGGGAGATCACCCGACAGGGAACCGGAACGTTGATCAAATCATAACTCATCCTGTTATGGCTCACGTGGGCATCAATCCTCCGGGCAAGGGGAGCCGGTAAACGAGCATCACTGTCAGATCTCTCTGCGAGGCCGAAGGCACGCTTGACTCATGCACGGCTTTGTTGGGCTAGAAACCAGCAACAATCTTATGGTAAATGTGCACAATATTAGTTAACTTTATGTAGTATTATGCGATTTTCCAAAAAAAGCGAATACGCCCTGCGGGCCATGATGGAACTGACTCAGGAGTTCG
The DNA window shown above is from Nitrospiraceae bacterium and carries:
- a CDS encoding SUMF1/EgtB/PvdO family nonheme iron enzyme, whose protein sequence is MSGIFESRPTVITWTVKKIFCLIGSIMVLLAGGYETSVCAASRGILVSPDTGERIGTVWGVFIGVSEYKNTTLNLAYADKDAKALHQFFTEHFQDSIHPDHFHVLINQEAQRGKILRALGEVLRLAQPEDLVILSLAMHGLLDPSGEDLFFLTHEADPNFPEDNGISRHDLLRQISKSKARKIVLFLDACHTGAFGSSSSLVAMRAANAADVNRLLTAMGKAQTGVAVFSSSSAAERSQEGEKFCGGHGAFTCGLLTGLRGGADFNRNGLIEIRELFDFTYRTVKTSTEGFQNPSIEGRYDNGLPLAFAPEWPATSLTQETSDPKDIPASDRELVRLRAELQALQEHMAREKSDWVEDAAGSRLIAKAPAFSSPQAFAPKILGGDGAPMVIIPEGHFTMGSKDFRNERPAHRVFLDNFYIDQHEVTVSQYADFIKKSGAEPPGYWMDLNLTQVSQHPAVRVNWDEATAYCESMGKRLPTEAEWEKAARGTDERLYPWGEQDPIQILANFDKCCDHQAYSVLTSVGEKAEGRSPYGLDDMAGNVWEWTADWYDTSYYQRSPDKNPQGPPVGELKTIRGGSWSNKAVDIRTTNRHGLDPAQRHDNVGFRCAKNAS